TGATGTTTGTCATTTTGCTGCTGCCGATTGGCATCGCATCCATCATGAGCTTCACGAATTACAGCCTGGGCAATTCCGGCGCTGAATTCGTTGGCCTCGAGAATTACGAGAAGATCTTCACCCGTTCCACCTATGAAAAGATGTTTGGCGCGACTTTCCGCTATGTCTTTGTGGTTGTCCCACTCTCCGTTGGACTGGGCCTCGGCGCTGCGCTGCTTATCAATTCGACCAAGCGCTTCGGTGACCTTTACAAGACAATCTACTTCTTGCCCGTGATGGCTGCGTTGATTGCAATGGCCATCGTTTGGGAGTTCGCCTTTCACCCGACCATCGGAATCGTCAATTCCACGCTGGAGCGCGGTTGCGGCACTGTTCTGGAGGTCTGGGGCTGGTACGCGCACGGGTGTGAGCGGGGCTTCCCGCTCTGGCTGACAGACCGCGACTATGCCATCTGGACAGTCGCCTTCATCGGGGTCTGGCAGGGCTTCGGCTTCAACATGGTGCTCTACCTCGCGGGTCTGACATCTGTGCCGCGTGAGCTTTACCAAGCGGCCGAAATGGATGGCGCAAAGTCGGCCTGGGACCGGTTCCGGCTTGTCACATGGCCGATGCTCGGCCCGACCACGGTCTTTGTCGTCACCATTTCGTTTATCCGCTCGTTCCAGGTCTTCGACACGGTCGAGGCGTTTTATCCGCAAGGCGGCGGACCGTCAAAATCGGTCTACGTCATGATGTTTGCCATCTACGAAAAAGCGATCCAGCAAAATCTCATGGGAATTGGCGCGGCCATTACCGTCGTCTTCCTGGCTTTCGTAATGTTTCTCACGCTCGTCCAGCGCTGGCTGGTGGAAAGAAGGGTTCACTACACATGAGCGACACAACTCTTTCCTCTTCCACCGCGGTTGGACTGCCAGCCTTCCGGTTTTCAGCGGCTGAAACCTTGAAACATGTGGTCTTGATCTTCGGCAGCCTGATCGTGCTGCTGCCGTTCTACGTGATGGTCAGTTACAGCTTCAAAAGCCCGGCTGAGATCATGCAGAACATCGGTGGGTTCTTCGGCGCGCAAGAAGCATTCCGCGACGACTATTGCATCAAGCTCGGCAAGGATGTGGCCGACTGCATGGTGACACCGGTCATCTACAACTACACCACTGCTTTTGAGAAAGCGCCGCTCATCCGGTACCTCCTCAACGGCGTGATCGTAACGGCGTCCATCTTCATTATTCAGGTTCTTGTCGCACTGCCCTGCGCCTATGCGCTGGCAAAACTCCGATTCTGGGGGCGCGACGCTGTCTTCGGACTGGTTCTGTTCAGCCTCCTCATCCCAGTCCATGCCATCGCGTTGCCGCTCTACATCATGCTGGCCAAGGTCGGGCTTACCAACACCTATGCCGCACTGATCATTCCCTGGACGATTTCGGTATTCGGCATTTTCCTGATGCGCCAGTTTTTCATGACCGTCCCCGATGACCTCATCGACGCGGCGCGGATGGACGGCATGAACGAGTTCTCGATCATCTGGAACGTCATGTTGCCGACCGCGATCCCTGCCCTCTTGGCCTTTGCGATCTTCTCGGTCGTTGCGCATTGGAATGATTATTTCTGGCCGCGGATCGTGATCACCGGCGACAGATCACTGTTCACCCCACCGCTTGGCCTGCGCGAATTCAAGGGCGATGCGGATGGCGACAATTTCGGCCCGATGATGGCGACCGCAACGATCATCGTGGCACCACTGATCGTTGCCTTCTTGATTGCTCAAAGACGTTTCATCGAAGGCATCACACTCAGCGGGATGAAATAGACCAAAGAGCTCAAAAACATGCGGGGCCACCCAAGGGCGGCCCCATCACCGAAATCCCGCGAGGGGATCAACCGGGAGCGGACGAGTTTGGCGACCAGCCACTCCCACGGCAACAGACGGAGATTTCTATGAAAAAGACCCTCACCGCAATAGCACTACTGCTGGCAGCCCCCGCTGCACATGCAGACGAAAAAGTAACGATCGAATTCGCTTACCCGTATTCCCATCTTTTTGATGTGACATACGAGAAAATCCTGCCGAAATTCAACGAGCAGTTTCCGAACATCGAAGTTAAGATCCGGGCAACATACGAATCTTACGAGGACGGCACGAACACAATCCTGCGTGAAGCTGTTGCCGGCACGCTCCCGGACGTCACCATGCAGGGTCTGAACCGTCAGGCAATCCTGGTTGAAAAGGGAATTGCCAAGTCGCTCGAGCCTTTCATCCTGAAGGAAGAAACGTTCGAGAAAGACGGCTACCACGATGCCATGCTGAAGCTCGGCTCGTTCAACGACGACATCTATGGCCTGCCGTTTTCTGTCTCCCTGCCAGTCGGCTACTACAACATGGACGTGATGGCGAAAGCCGGAATCACAACTGTTGCCGACCTGCCGAAGTCTTGGGACGAAGTCGTTGAAGTCTGCGGCAAACTCCATGAGGCCGGCGTTAGAAACCCGATGTTCTGGGGCTGGAACATCACCGGGAACTGGTTCCTGCAAGCTCTGATGTGGTCCCAGGACAAGGCGACCATGGAAGGCAATGCGTTCCAGGTTTCTTCCGACGAAGGTCTGAAGTCTCTGGAAACCATGAAAGGCATCTTCCGCGGCTGCGACATGCAGAACATTGAGTGGAAAGCAGCCCTTGCCTCCTTTTCTGCCGGCGAAATCGGCATGATGTTCTGGTCGACATCTGCGCTCGGTGCTGTGGAGCGTGCCAAAGGCGATTTTGAGCTGAAGACCAACGAATACCCGGGCATCGAGGCATCTGGCCCGAAAGGCCTGCCAGCTGGCGGCAACGCGGCCATGCTTGTGTCTTCTTCTGAAGATCCGAAGGTCCTGAATGCTGCCTGGGAATGGCTCAAATTCATCACCTCCGGTGAAGGCGCCGCCGACGTTGCCCGGACCACAGGCTACATGCCGCCGAACAAGGCTGCCAACGAAGTCATCCTGGCGGATTTCTATCAGCAGAACCCGAACAAAGAGACCGCTGTCCGCCAGCTGCCACTGCTGCGCGACTGGCAGGCTTACCCGGGTGACAATGGCTTGGCGATCACTCAAGTCATCTACGACGGGATCGAAGGCATTGTGACCGGCGAATTCGACGACATGGCCGAGCTGCAAGAGCAGCTGGACGAAGAAGTTTCAGATCTTCTGCCGTCCAACTGATCAACCTTCCTTCCTGCGCCGCCCGGTTTACCGGGCGGCGTTTTTCATCACAAAAATAATCGAAGGAGGAAGACATGAAACTTCTCCAACTGACGGACATTCATTTGACCAAACCGGGCGACACGATTGCCGGACGGGATCCGAATGAGAATTTCCGAAAAGCCCTTGGTCATGCCGTTACCCATCATCCTGACGCCGAAGCCATTTTTATTACCGGCGATCTCTCTGATTGGGGCGACAAGGACGATTATCTACGCCTGAAAGCAGAAATCGCCGAATGCCCGCTCCCCATTCATTTATGCATTGGCAATCACGACGAGCGGGATGTTTTTTTGTCTGTGTTTCCGGAAGGCGCGGACGAGAACGGATTTGTTCAAGCGATTGTTCCATTGAGTGAAGGAACGGCAATTCTGTTGGACACCTGGGGACCGGACACCCATGCCGGGTTTTATTGCTCCAAACGGCAAGACTGGCTCGATCGGGAGCTTTCCAAGGCCACGGCCCCGGTTTTTTTGTTCATGCACCACAACCCGGTGCCAATTGGCATTGCGCCCATGGACAAGATCATGCTGCAGGACGCAGACGGATTTGGCCAAGTCGTAGCCCGGCATGCAGCCAAGATCCGGCATATCTTCCATGGGCATTGCCATCTGCCTCTGGCTGGTTCCCTGCACGATATTCCCTTTAGTGCACCGCGCGGCACCAATCATGCGGGATGGCCGGATTTCGCCAACAAGGGCAATCTCGCTGGATCGGACCTGCCGGAGAGTTATGCGGTCGTTCTCGCCGAGGAAACTTCGACCATGATCCACATGATTGAATATGGATATGAGGGCACCGTTCGCCGTGAAGGGTCTCCCGATTACGCGGACTGGGACCGCCTCACCATGGTGCGTTAGTGCGCCCTACCAAGAGAAATAGAAACAGCGGCCGTTTGTCTTGCTGAAGTAAAGCGGCTGCTTGTTTTTCGGTCCCGGACTGCCAGCCGGCAAATGGTGGTGTCACCAACGTCCCAAAACGTGCGGCAGGAAAGCATTTGCGGTCCCGGCAGTCTCCATAGCAAGATGCCCTTCAGATCTTCGACAGCCAGAGCTGTTTAAAACATCAAGGGGAAATGAATGTTGCGGGCTCTGTCTGTTCTACCTCTCGTGCTGTTCACCTCCCCGGCATTAGCTTGGGAGTTCCGCGCCAGCCGTGTTTGCGAATTGCTTCACAAGGATGAGACTGCGTCCGTTCGGGTAGTCTTCGACCCAGCAGTACCTGAGTACTTCATCGCCATCACACCGAACCGCCCCTGGACACCAGGCCCGTTCTTTTCCATGCGCTTTGATGGACCATTATCAAACACCATTGCCACCGACCGGCACGTCATTACGCCTGATGGAGGAACGCTCACCGTCACCGATCGAGGGTTTGGCAACGTGTTGGATGGATTGGAATTCAACATCACCGTCACGGCCCTGATGGGCGATCAGGCCGTCCAGATACCGCTCGATGGCGCAGCCCCCGAAGTCCGTGAGTTCCGAGCCTGCGCATCGGGCCTGGGCGTCTGACAGCGGCTTTTTGAGTAGATAAAAGGTTATCTGTGTGTCCCGCAGAGGCGCCAGATTCTCAATGTACTCAGTTGGCTTTCGCTAGGCCGTGCGTCACGGACGCTAAACCTCAGCGATTTGTTTTGGACGGATACTCCAGGAGATCCCGAGCACGCTAGCAAGCAGAATAATCGGGAGAAGGGCCAGCGGGCTCCCGGCCGCGATGAGAGCCGTGCCGGCGGCGCAGGAAATAGATGCTGCCGCCTCTGCGAACGTTGAAGCTTTTGAGGCAACCTGCCGGCGCCGGAAGGTCGTGCGTTTGGCTTGGGCACGAAACCAAAGTTGAACCACGATTGCACTGGCTGCTGCAATAAATGCTCCGGCAGCGGTAACGGCTGCCCCCCAGAGCGATATGAACGCCACGGCCAAGCTGACCGGCAATATTATCGCCGTGACAAGCATGAGAACGGACGCAACTTTCGCCCAAAGCCGTGTAAATGCTGAAATGGGTGCCGTTGCAATGAGATCGGGCGCATCCTCACCGGAGATCGTCAGCCAGGCAAGACCA
This window of the Roseibium alexandrii DFL-11 genome carries:
- a CDS encoding carbohydrate ABC transporter permease, which gives rise to MPRSNAHYWFVGPALFLMFVILLLPIGIASIMSFTNYSLGNSGAEFVGLENYEKIFTRSTYEKMFGATFRYVFVVVPLSVGLGLGAALLINSTKRFGDLYKTIYFLPVMAALIAMAIVWEFAFHPTIGIVNSTLERGCGTVLEVWGWYAHGCERGFPLWLTDRDYAIWTVAFIGVWQGFGFNMVLYLAGLTSVPRELYQAAEMDGAKSAWDRFRLVTWPMLGPTTVFVVTISFIRSFQVFDTVEAFYPQGGGPSKSVYVMMFAIYEKAIQQNLMGIGAAITVVFLAFVMFLTLVQRWLVERRVHYT
- a CDS encoding carbohydrate ABC transporter permease translates to MSDTTLSSSTAVGLPAFRFSAAETLKHVVLIFGSLIVLLPFYVMVSYSFKSPAEIMQNIGGFFGAQEAFRDDYCIKLGKDVADCMVTPVIYNYTTAFEKAPLIRYLLNGVIVTASIFIIQVLVALPCAYALAKLRFWGRDAVFGLVLFSLLIPVHAIALPLYIMLAKVGLTNTYAALIIPWTISVFGIFLMRQFFMTVPDDLIDAARMDGMNEFSIIWNVMLPTAIPALLAFAIFSVVAHWNDYFWPRIVITGDRSLFTPPLGLREFKGDADGDNFGPMMATATIIVAPLIVAFLIAQRRFIEGITLSGMK
- a CDS encoding extracellular solute-binding protein, with the translated sequence MKKTLTAIALLLAAPAAHADEKVTIEFAYPYSHLFDVTYEKILPKFNEQFPNIEVKIRATYESYEDGTNTILREAVAGTLPDVTMQGLNRQAILVEKGIAKSLEPFILKEETFEKDGYHDAMLKLGSFNDDIYGLPFSVSLPVGYYNMDVMAKAGITTVADLPKSWDEVVEVCGKLHEAGVRNPMFWGWNITGNWFLQALMWSQDKATMEGNAFQVSSDEGLKSLETMKGIFRGCDMQNIEWKAALASFSAGEIGMMFWSTSALGAVERAKGDFELKTNEYPGIEASGPKGLPAGGNAAMLVSSSEDPKVLNAAWEWLKFITSGEGAADVARTTGYMPPNKAANEVILADFYQQNPNKETAVRQLPLLRDWQAYPGDNGLAITQVIYDGIEGIVTGEFDDMAELQEQLDEEVSDLLPSN
- a CDS encoding phosphodiesterase; its protein translation is MKLLQLTDIHLTKPGDTIAGRDPNENFRKALGHAVTHHPDAEAIFITGDLSDWGDKDDYLRLKAEIAECPLPIHLCIGNHDERDVFLSVFPEGADENGFVQAIVPLSEGTAILLDTWGPDTHAGFYCSKRQDWLDRELSKATAPVFLFMHHNPVPIGIAPMDKIMLQDADGFGQVVARHAAKIRHIFHGHCHLPLAGSLHDIPFSAPRGTNHAGWPDFANKGNLAGSDLPESYAVVLAEETSTMIHMIEYGYEGTVRREGSPDYADWDRLTMVR